From a region of the Odoribacter splanchnicus DSM 20712 genome:
- a CDS encoding BF3164 family lipoprotein codes for MKKLYYFIIPALLLGSCQSDPTLETESSPLVRTKVTELQYAQTDKIDVEALNIISPYKFVKKGNLYAFLTPSSAYRFAIYDSENGTVTRLVPAGRNEGEGMYFISMNLNGDIVSAFDFGTKKFVEINLNEYATPGYQPTFTSLTDNNKTPIGAIRIGDRLLSTGVYTQGRYCISQVSGDDTYSVSYPACADPTLTDTLKSAFYASNTLAVKPTLERLACANMQTGCLDICEINGNELIRVNEVHLTPAKVKFNRHRPKGRGLVHPVNYSKYHIFGFCDLAVSDDYIYALYSGRTLKQHNLDVDKGKTILVFDWNGSHVRTYRLENACSSISYSAEENTIYALSQENNHSEIITLHL; via the coding sequence ATGAAAAAACTATATTACTTCATCATCCCTGCTCTTCTGCTCGGCAGTTGTCAATCCGATCCGACCTTAGAGACCGAATCTTCTCCGTTAGTACGGACGAAGGTGACAGAGCTTCAATATGCCCAAACAGACAAAATCGATGTGGAGGCATTGAACATTATCTCTCCTTATAAATTTGTAAAAAAAGGAAACTTATATGCTTTTCTTACTCCCAGTAGCGCTTACCGTTTCGCCATTTATGACAGCGAAAACGGAACCGTTACCCGTTTAGTACCGGCAGGCAGAAACGAAGGAGAAGGCATGTATTTTATCAGTATGAACCTAAACGGAGACATCGTTTCGGCATTCGATTTCGGAACTAAAAAGTTCGTGGAAATTAACTTGAACGAATATGCGACTCCGGGTTACCAGCCTACGTTCACTTCCCTCACCGACAACAACAAGACCCCTATCGGAGCCATCCGGATCGGTGACCGCCTGCTGTCGACCGGAGTTTATACCCAAGGCCGTTATTGCATCAGTCAAGTATCCGGAGACGACACCTATAGTGTAAGTTATCCGGCCTGTGCCGATCCCACTCTGACGGATACGCTCAAAAGTGCATTTTATGCCAGCAATACCTTAGCAGTAAAACCGACGCTCGAACGCTTGGCCTGCGCCAATATGCAAACCGGTTGCCTGGACATTTGTGAAATCAACGGTAACGAACTGATCCGTGTCAATGAAGTGCATCTGACCCCTGCCAAGGTAAAATTCAACCGTCACCGTCCCAAAGGCCGTGGTTTAGTCCATCCGGTCAATTATTCCAAATATCATATTTTCGGGTTCTGTGATCTGGCTGTATCGGATGATTACATCTATGCCCTGTATTCAGGACGGACGCTAAAACAACATAATCTGGACGTCGACAAAGGCAAAACCATACTGGTATTCGACTGGAACGGTTCGCACGTGCGTACTTACCGCCTGGAAAATGCTTGTTCTTCGATCAGCTATAGCGCCGAAGAAAATACCATTTATGCCTTATCTCAGGAAAACAATCATTCCGAGATTATAACACTCCATCTCTAG
- a CDS encoding Rpn family recombination-promoting nuclease/putative transposase, translating into MRYLDPKADLTFKHVFGEHPDLVISLLNALLPLNPRHEIREIEYLPAELVPENPLRKNSIVDVRCRDAEGRQFIVEMQMIWSPEFRQRVLFNASKAYVRQIDTGQEYELLQPVYSLNLVNEVFEPELEGFYHYYQLVHMEHTEKVIEGLHLIFVELPKFNPHTYSEKKMQVLWLRFLTEINEHTREVPPELLANPEVKKAVNAVEESAFTEAQLLGYEKFWDIISVEKTLYNSAIRKGMAKGIKEGMTKGIEVGRAEGIVEGIEKEKLVIARQMKVDGLPYDTISKYTGLPVEKIEKA; encoded by the coding sequence ATGCGTTATCTCGATCCTAAAGCCGATCTGACTTTCAAACATGTTTTCGGCGAGCATCCCGACCTGGTGATCAGCTTGCTGAACGCCCTGTTGCCCTTAAACCCCAGGCATGAGATCAGGGAGATAGAATACCTTCCGGCCGAACTCGTACCGGAAAATCCTTTACGCAAGAACAGTATCGTGGACGTCCGCTGCCGCGATGCAGAAGGACGTCAGTTTATCGTCGAGATGCAAATGATCTGGTCTCCGGAGTTTCGCCAACGGGTATTGTTCAATGCTTCGAAGGCCTATGTACGGCAAATCGACACCGGTCAGGAATACGAACTGTTGCAGCCGGTATATTCGCTGAATCTGGTAAATGAAGTATTCGAGCCTGAGCTCGAAGGCTTTTATCATTATTATCAGCTAGTACACATGGAACACACTGAAAAAGTGATCGAAGGCCTACACTTGATTTTCGTCGAACTGCCCAAATTCAACCCACATACCTATTCTGAGAAGAAAATGCAAGTACTCTGGCTTCGTTTCCTGACGGAAATCAATGAACATACCCGCGAAGTGCCGCCTGAGCTGTTGGCCAATCCGGAAGTAAAAAAAGCCGTGAACGCCGTAGAAGAATCTGCTTTCACCGAAGCACAGCTTTTGGGTTACGAAAAATTCTGGGATATCATCAGTGTCGAGAAAACACTATATAACAGCGCTATCCGGAAAGGAATGGCAAAAGGAATTAAAGAAGGAATGACAAAAGGCATAGAAGTTGGAAGAGCAGAAGGAATTGTGGAAGGTATAGAAAAAGAGAAGCTCGTTATAGCCCGCCAAATGAAAGTAGACGGTTTACCGTACGACACCATATCCAAATATACAGGGTTACCGGTTGAGAAAATTGAAAAAGCGTAA
- a CDS encoding ROK family protein, whose amino-acid sequence MEYLLGIDIGGTHVKGGIVTGTTGKMDQRTIVYEKIDAGGSATSIIKGILRVITALKKGRSENEWRGIGIAIPGPFDYTRGIAAIHGVRKFDALFGLDLKEEIKRVCSLPVVFLNDASAYALGEYYGGAAQGSERSMVVTVGTGLGSTFMAREEILDETTPAVPEHGYLYNIPFRDSIADDYFSTRWFVTNWNHRFPDKAVMDVKTLAEYAYRGEQAAKVLFEEFADHFTGFIAPFLRHFCPDCLVLGGNIMRGADLFLERIKSELETQGIGVRIDTCRLWEDAPLIGAAMYANQVLGRSGMEEETVKRNTKQYLAPMKAQATPRGVYDLYPAFPVGENKICSGIGCLADWIERHGQVVIDGYGGVFWDELVSELGDEFRRRGKCVRWFRTDVAMRDARTLEEMLAPDLGGEDPLFGRVTERQLRDWFDPGKLNAFRPDQEADINVLIGIGAALAGWKAPLIYVDVPKNEIQFRMRAGWVKNLGMNKPKNNQQTYKHFFFVDWVVLNRHKAECLPQIELIVDEQRRGQQLLMMSGEDLREGLHRMGRNFFRVRPWFEPGAWGGQWMKQHIPGLNEEVPNLAWSFELMVLENGLMFESNGYRLEVSFDFLMYNDYRQVLGESADVFKTDFPIRFDFLDTFDGGNLSVQCHPRTTYIREQFNMPFTQDETYYILDSRQNPQVYLGFQENIRPEEFGEVLKQSQAEGKTIDIEKYVQKFPAHKHDLFLIPNGTVHASGKNCMVLEISSAPYIFTFKMYDWLRLDLNGKPRPLNVQRGMDNLYFERKGERVAKELVCHPEVLEKNEHYTLEHLPTHEKHFYDVHRYTVEDAVEVETEGSCQVWMVVEGKAVRVETREGMRQRFNYAETFVIPAAAATYRIINETPGEKVILVKAFIKKGYGFE is encoded by the coding sequence ATGGAATATTTATTAGGAATCGATATCGGGGGAACTCATGTAAAAGGTGGGATTGTCACAGGGACTACCGGGAAGATGGATCAGAGGACTATAGTTTATGAGAAAATAGATGCCGGAGGCTCTGCTACTTCGATTATAAAGGGGATACTTCGGGTGATTACAGCATTGAAGAAAGGGCGTTCTGAAAACGAATGGCGGGGTATAGGAATTGCTATACCCGGGCCTTTCGATTATACCCGGGGAATAGCTGCTATTCATGGGGTACGAAAATTCGATGCCTTATTCGGTTTGGATTTGAAAGAGGAAATAAAAAGGGTATGCAGTTTACCGGTTGTCTTCCTGAACGATGCTTCTGCTTATGCTTTGGGAGAATATTATGGGGGAGCGGCTCAGGGGAGTGAGAGGAGTATGGTCGTTACGGTCGGGACCGGACTGGGAAGTACGTTTATGGCCCGGGAAGAAATATTGGACGAAACGACGCCCGCCGTTCCGGAACACGGATATTTGTATAATATTCCTTTTCGGGATAGTATTGCGGACGACTATTTTTCTACCCGCTGGTTTGTAACGAACTGGAATCACCGCTTTCCCGATAAAGCGGTGATGGATGTGAAGACATTGGCGGAATATGCTTATCGGGGAGAACAGGCTGCTAAAGTCCTGTTTGAAGAGTTTGCCGATCATTTTACCGGATTTATAGCTCCTTTTCTGAGACATTTCTGTCCGGACTGTTTGGTGCTCGGGGGAAATATCATGCGGGGTGCCGATTTATTTCTGGAACGGATAAAGTCTGAGTTGGAAACCCAGGGGATCGGAGTGAGAATAGATACTTGCCGTTTATGGGAAGATGCTCCGCTGATCGGGGCGGCGATGTATGCGAATCAGGTCTTGGGCCGGAGTGGGATGGAAGAAGAGACAGTAAAGAGAAATACAAAACAGTATCTGGCTCCTATGAAAGCCCAGGCAACTCCCCGGGGAGTTTATGATTTGTATCCGGCTTTTCCGGTCGGGGAGAATAAGATCTGTTCTGGGATAGGGTGTTTGGCCGATTGGATAGAGCGACACGGGCAGGTGGTTATCGATGGTTATGGAGGAGTGTTTTGGGACGAACTGGTGAGCGAACTGGGAGATGAATTTCGTCGGAGAGGGAAGTGTGTACGCTGGTTCCGTACCGATGTCGCGATGCGGGATGCTCGGACGTTGGAAGAGATGCTCGCTCCCGATCTGGGAGGAGAAGATCCGTTGTTCGGCCGGGTGACGGAGAGACAATTGAGGGATTGGTTTGATCCCGGGAAGTTGAACGCTTTTAGGCCGGACCAGGAGGCCGATATCAATGTGCTGATCGGTATAGGAGCTGCTTTGGCCGGATGGAAAGCACCTTTGATCTATGTCGATGTACCTAAAAATGAAATACAGTTTCGCATGCGGGCCGGGTGGGTGAAAAATCTGGGCATGAATAAACCGAAGAATAATCAGCAAACCTATAAACATTTTTTCTTTGTGGATTGGGTTGTGCTGAACCGGCATAAAGCGGAGTGTCTGCCACAGATAGAGCTGATTGTGGATGAACAACGCAGGGGACAGCAATTGCTGATGATGAGCGGGGAGGATTTGAGAGAGGGATTACACCGGATGGGAAGAAATTTCTTCCGGGTTCGCCCTTGGTTCGAACCCGGCGCATGGGGAGGGCAATGGATGAAACAACACATCCCGGGATTGAATGAAGAAGTGCCTAATTTAGCCTGGTCTTTCGAATTGATGGTTTTGGAAAATGGACTGATGTTCGAAAGTAACGGATATCGCTTGGAAGTTTCTTTCGATTTTCTGATGTATAACGATTACCGTCAAGTTCTGGGAGAATCGGCCGATGTGTTTAAAACCGATTTCCCGATTCGTTTTGATTTTCTGGATACTTTCGATGGAGGTAACCTGTCGGTACAGTGTCACCCCCGGACTACGTACATCCGGGAACAGTTTAATATGCCTTTTACACAGGATGAGACGTATTATATCCTGGATAGCCGGCAGAATCCCCAGGTTTATCTGGGATTTCAGGAAAATATCCGGCCTGAAGAGTTCGGCGAGGTATTGAAACAGAGCCAGGCAGAAGGTAAGACGATAGACATTGAAAAATATGTACAGAAATTTCCGGCACACAAACACGACCTTTTTCTGATACCCAACGGAACGGTTCATGCTTCCGGAAAGAATTGTATGGTACTGGAAATCAGTAGCGCTCCGTATATTTTTACTTTTAAAATGTACGATTGGCTGAGGTTGGATTTGAATGGGAAACCCCGTCCGCTGAATGTACAGCGGGGAATGGATAACCTCTATTTCGAACGGAAGGGAGAACGGGTGGCAAAAGAACTGGTTTGTCATCCCGAGGTATTGGAAAAAAACGAACATTATACACTCGAACATCTGCCGACCCATGAAAAGCATTTTTACGATGTCCATCGGTATACCGTCGAAGATGCGGTGGAAGTGGAAACCGAAGGGAGTTGCCAGGTTTGGATGGTGGTGGAAGGGAAAGCAGTAAGGGTGGAGACTCGCGAAGGAATGAGGCAACGCTTTAATTATGCCGAAACGTTTGTAATTCCTGCTGCTGCCGCTACTTACCGGATTATAAATGAAACACCGGGAGAAAAGGTGATACTGGTAAAAGCTTTTATCAAAAAAGGATATGGGTTTGAATAA
- a CDS encoding ATP-binding protein — MKNKMQILGRISLGLLICIILGQGIWLYRVREMENHGFEQTVGRGLNDILWVEVIFLIGFIVCLVWQRVVAKRIERRTLVQMMGKTPSEEIPLTEWMAVIDGKLQCEGIALSVEEELKLNTIKTHLVEMAETIDMQQSALKTSVWKIDRENIDLKSEMEMIVELFSLIRPQALVGYQIDEGAEYPCLDKVYFYYLILCLVDKAIVSAGVHPVVRIEFYTDKKHYMLTVEDNGRKIDPGDRQPEQSTGAGLAFVVQQVVGGYGGKIRFISKPNGNKCVITLPQKRN, encoded by the coding sequence ATGAAGAATAAGATGCAAATACTGGGACGTATATCGTTGGGATTACTGATCTGTATAATACTGGGACAGGGAATTTGGTTGTATCGGGTACGTGAAATGGAAAATCATGGATTCGAGCAGACGGTCGGCCGGGGACTGAACGATATCTTGTGGGTGGAGGTGATTTTCCTGATCGGGTTTATCGTTTGTTTAGTTTGGCAAAGGGTTGTGGCGAAAAGGATTGAACGAAGGACACTGGTACAGATGATGGGGAAGACACCTTCGGAAGAGATACCTTTAACGGAGTGGATGGCAGTGATCGACGGTAAGCTGCAATGCGAGGGGATTGCTTTGTCTGTGGAGGAGGAATTGAAATTGAATACGATAAAAACGCACTTGGTGGAAATGGCTGAAACCATCGATATGCAGCAGAGTGCTTTAAAGACCTCGGTATGGAAAATCGACCGGGAAAATATCGATCTGAAATCGGAGATGGAAATGATCGTTGAGTTGTTTTCTCTGATCCGGCCACAGGCACTGGTGGGTTACCAAATCGACGAAGGAGCGGAATATCCTTGTTTGGATAAGGTATATTTTTATTATCTGATCCTTTGTTTGGTAGATAAAGCTATTGTATCTGCCGGAGTTCACCCCGTAGTGAGGATCGAATTTTATACCGACAAGAAACATTATATGTTGACAGTCGAAGATAATGGCAGGAAAATAGATCCGGGAGACAGGCAGCCGGAACAATCCACCGGGGCGGGACTGGCCTTCGTCGTACAGCAAGTGGTCGGTGGTTATGGAGGAAAAATCCGCTTTATAAGTAAACCGAACGGAAACAAGTGTGTGATCACTTTACCACAGAAACGGAATTAA
- a CDS encoding sensor histidine kinase gives MVAELGKLVIYDCLSEHGLFDVFRLNELYINYLKEKGIIENPTLKVLNIEGKELLSTENFGKSSNSIMTLPIELGYENKHQLLATFELPFVFRALSGILWVELIFMIGFIFCLVWQWCSIRMTVRSARIQTMGMTHLEHELKKPLATMISVVNGILEGKDSVLCPRDTTKLTMVKARLMKMADITDTMLTSLKTSVLMINREVIDLKFEMEMTTEMFSLIRPYARVGYRIAEGLEYPCLDKIYFNYVVVNLVDNAIKYGGTHPVVKVDFYTIGDNYVLTVEDNGMGIAPKDQKQIFKQFYRVKNQQVTKTTGFGLGLTFVHKVVCAYGGSIRLESELGIGSKFTITIPQ, from the coding sequence ATGGTAGCTGAATTAGGAAAATTGGTAATTTATGATTGTTTGAGTGAACATGGATTATTTGATGTTTTTAGATTGAATGAATTGTATATAAATTATTTAAAGGAAAAAGGTATTATTGAAAATCCAACATTGAAGGTACTGAATATAGAGGGAAAAGAATTATTGTCTACTGAAAATTTTGGAAAATCCTCTAATTCTATTATGACCCTTCCTATCGAGTTAGGGTATGAGAATAAACATCAATTATTAGCAACCTTCGAACTTCCCTTTGTTTTCCGTGCTTTAAGTGGTATTTTATGGGTTGAATTGATATTCATGATCGGTTTTATCTTCTGTTTGGTTTGGCAGTGGTGTTCGATACGGATGACAGTGCGTAGTGCGCGGATACAAACGATGGGAATGACGCATTTGGAACATGAATTGAAGAAGCCTTTGGCAACGATGATTTCGGTAGTAAATGGTATTCTGGAGGGGAAAGATTCTGTCTTATGTCCCCGGGATACGACAAAATTGACTATGGTAAAGGCGCGTTTGATGAAGATGGCGGATATCACCGATACGATGCTGACTTCTCTAAAGACTTCTGTATTGATGATAAACCGGGAAGTGATCGATCTGAAATTCGAGATGGAAATGACGACCGAAATGTTTTCATTGATCCGGCCTTACGCACGGGTGGGTTACCGGATTGCTGAAGGACTGGAGTATCCATGTTTAGATAAAATATATTTCAATTATGTCGTTGTTAATTTGGTGGATAATGCCATTAAATATGGCGGTACTCATCCCGTGGTGAAAGTTGACTTTTATACTATCGGTGACAATTATGTGCTGACCGTCGAAGATAACGGTATGGGAATCGCACCCAAAGATCAGAAGCAAATTTTCAAACAGTTCTACCGTGTAAAAAATCAACAAGTGACCAAAACTACCGGTTTCGGACTAGGCTTGACTTTTGTCCACAAAGTAGTTTGTGCATACGGAGGAAGTATCCGGTTGGAAAGTGAATTGGGAATCGGCAGCAAGTTCACCATCACCATACCTCAATAG
- a CDS encoding sialate O-acetylesterase, translating into MKKGIYLLGLGVLLLLCMDLQAKVRLPHFFSSNMVLQRDMPIRVWGKADKNEVISVALNGSVQTAKTGKDGIWRVELPAMKAGGPYDMQIESAEETIGLTNILIGDVWVCSGQSNMEFGLNNVINAGQEIAASTLPDIRLLNVPKNMQSKEQFDLEPCEWTACNPQTSPLFTAVGYFFGKELQPEIGVPVGLIHTSWGGTDIETWTSWETAVKTNDTYKKYAGKDQEKAMGYSMDNIRLYKEALKKDKGLVQKWYVPAYKTKGWKTMAVPKVWEAELANEDGIVWFRKTIDLPAGVTGKKARINLGAVDDEDLTYVNGVKVGEMNFWMPNRSYEIPAGVLKGGNNVIAVRITDTGGLGGILGKAEEVYLEIDGQRYSLAGDWVYKPSVVTSMYKVSGISPNSFSSLLYNGMVHPLIGYGIKGVIWYQGENNAGRAYQYRTLFPAMINDWRQQWGYEFPFLWVQLANFMAVEDQPKDSDWAELREAQNMTLSLPKTGQAVITDIGEAFDIHPKNKQEVGKRLAKAALQVAYGQPVLGEGPVYKSMKVEGEKVILTFGNVGDGLTTSDRNRYGYVNGFSIAGADRKFVWAKAYIDGNKVVVFSEKVPNPVAVRYGWSNNPYDDNLVNSAGLLASPFRTDQWKGITEK; encoded by the coding sequence ATGAAAAAAGGAATTTATCTTTTGGGATTAGGAGTCTTGCTGTTGCTGTGTATGGATTTACAGGCAAAAGTACGTCTGCCTCACTTCTTTTCTTCCAATATGGTATTGCAAAGGGATATGCCTATCCGGGTGTGGGGAAAAGCGGATAAGAATGAAGTGATTTCCGTCGCTTTGAATGGAAGTGTGCAAACGGCAAAAACCGGGAAGGATGGAATCTGGAGGGTGGAATTGCCTGCTATGAAAGCCGGGGGACCTTACGACATGCAGATCGAATCCGCAGAGGAGACGATCGGTTTAACCAATATATTGATCGGAGATGTTTGGGTTTGTAGCGGACAATCGAATATGGAGTTCGGTTTGAATAATGTTATAAATGCCGGGCAGGAGATTGCTGCCTCCACTTTGCCGGATATCCGTCTGTTGAATGTTCCGAAAAATATGCAATCGAAGGAGCAGTTCGATCTGGAGCCTTGCGAATGGACTGCCTGTAATCCTCAGACGTCTCCTCTGTTTACGGCTGTCGGTTACTTTTTCGGTAAAGAATTGCAACCCGAAATCGGAGTGCCTGTCGGATTGATTCATACTTCCTGGGGAGGTACCGATATAGAAACCTGGACCAGCTGGGAGACGGCTGTTAAAACCAACGACACTTATAAAAAATATGCCGGAAAGGATCAGGAGAAAGCGATGGGGTATTCGATGGATAATATCAGGTTATATAAAGAAGCCTTGAAAAAAGACAAAGGTTTGGTTCAGAAATGGTATGTTCCGGCTTATAAAACCAAAGGGTGGAAGACGATGGCAGTGCCGAAAGTCTGGGAGGCAGAACTGGCGAACGAAGATGGGATTGTTTGGTTTCGGAAAACCATTGATTTGCCGGCGGGTGTGACAGGAAAAAAAGCCAGAATAAATCTGGGGGCAGTGGATGACGAAGACCTGACCTATGTCAATGGGGTGAAAGTAGGAGAAATGAATTTCTGGATGCCCAACAGGTCTTATGAAATTCCGGCAGGTGTCCTGAAAGGGGGAAATAATGTGATTGCTGTTCGCATTACGGATACCGGCGGCTTGGGAGGAATCCTCGGTAAAGCTGAGGAAGTATACCTGGAAATCGATGGACAGAGATATTCGCTTGCCGGTGATTGGGTGTATAAGCCTTCGGTGGTGACTTCGATGTATAAAGTCAGTGGGATTAGTCCGAATAGCTTCTCTTCCTTGTTGTACAACGGGATGGTGCATCCCTTGATCGGATATGGGATAAAAGGGGTGATCTGGTATCAGGGAGAGAATAATGCGGGCAGAGCTTATCAATATCGTACGTTGTTTCCGGCCATGATAAACGATTGGCGGCAGCAGTGGGGATATGAGTTCCCTTTTCTGTGGGTACAATTAGCTAATTTTATGGCGGTGGAAGATCAGCCGAAAGACAGCGATTGGGCAGAACTTCGTGAAGCACAGAATATGACCCTGAGTTTGCCGAAGACCGGACAAGCCGTTATTACCGATATCGGTGAGGCTTTCGATATTCATCCCAAAAATAAACAGGAGGTGGGGAAACGATTGGCGAAAGCAGCTCTGCAGGTTGCTTACGGACAACCTGTTTTGGGAGAAGGTCCCGTTTATAAGTCTATGAAAGTGGAGGGAGAGAAAGTGATCCTGACATTCGGGAATGTCGGCGACGGATTGACGACCAGCGATCGTAACCGTTATGGGTATGTCAACGGTTTTTCCATTGCCGGAGCTGATCGGAAATTTGTATGGGCAAAGGCTTACATCGATGGGAATAAAGTCGTTGTTTTCAGTGAGAAAGTACCGAATCCGGTAGCTGTCCGTTACGGTTGGAGCAATAATCCTTATGACGACAACCTCGTAAATAGCGCCGGTTTGCTGGCTTCTCCCTTCCGTACAGACCAGTGGAAAGGAATTACCGAAAAATGA